One segment of Pseudobythopirellula maris DNA contains the following:
- a CDS encoding ExbD/TolR family protein, whose translation MPAPLPENDSASPWMGMRAKRNTDGGDDIDITPMIDVTFLLLIFFLVGSVPDQVTAVELPEALHGKPVSQLKAVVFTLGDGGIDSAPLYEADGKLPDKLMPNEPEARSQAVAEVVTRGRSEKKNDVVIKADRGVAFRNVSALIKHISQVDGVQIHLAVSESE comes from the coding sequence ATGCCAGCCCCCCTCCCAGAGAACGACAGCGCCAGCCCGTGGATGGGCATGCGCGCCAAGCGCAACACGGATGGCGGTGATGACATCGATATCACGCCGATGATCGACGTGACGTTCCTGCTGCTCATTTTCTTTCTCGTCGGTTCGGTGCCCGACCAGGTGACAGCCGTCGAGCTGCCCGAGGCGCTGCACGGCAAGCCCGTCAGCCAGCTCAAGGCGGTGGTATTCACGCTAGGCGATGGTGGAATCGACAGCGCGCCGCTGTACGAAGCCGACGGCAAGCTCCCCGACAAGCTCATGCCCAACGAACCGGAGGCTCGCTCGCAAGCGGTTGCCGAAGTGGTCACGCGGGGGCGGAGTGAAAAGAAGAACGACGTGGTGATCAAAGCCGACCGCGGCGTCGCGTTCCGCAACGTGTCGGCCTTGATCAAACACATTTCGCAAGTCGACGGGGTGCAGATCCACCTCGCCGTTTCCGAGAGCGAATAA
- a CDS encoding prenyltransferase/squalene oxidase repeat-containing protein, producing MESSPNTTGFFSRAALLALAFVVAACAAPGRAWAIDPEGPEVKELIDKGLKFLETKTDRRLGGKCLIALAFIKAGQPNHARVDEALAACRQEVGKPINRLDVYSNGLALIFLSEARGRGDSNLLGQYLDKLYERQKPHGGWGYHDKQTGDTSQTQYGALGLWEAHQANRRIDPDAAMRMAHWLVATQDPSGTWGYQGAVSESSGRVAQSGVSVTMASAAMGSLLIAADMFGVLNPIYFDSVDSDAVEPLDGDSGGSESAELPSALRPRDAGGAASRQAPPLSSRGLAVARIYQSLEDGANWMENNYKIDADTYDNYYLYALERYKSFEELLNGEDDPEPHWYNDGYQKLLGSVRADGSWSESCGVAVDTAFAVLFLLRSTKKSIRATIGEGALVSGRGLPSDVSKARLSRGQVVAERAAVKLNDFIGMIDRDETPSGYADGGVSLVEGEVDAETADRLAELLRTGSPEARLAAAGLLGRTGDLARAPDLIYALTDPDRRVVLAARDALRMLSRRIGGFGLPNDFNENQRRQAIASWTRWSESVSPGTASAAR from the coding sequence ATGGAATCGTCCCCCAATACCACTGGGTTTTTTAGTCGCGCTGCGCTGCTTGCGTTGGCGTTTGTCGTCGCGGCGTGCGCCGCTCCGGGGCGGGCGTGGGCGATCGACCCCGAGGGGCCCGAGGTCAAGGAGTTGATCGACAAGGGACTGAAGTTCCTAGAAACCAAGACCGACCGCCGCTTGGGTGGCAAGTGCCTTATCGCACTGGCCTTTATCAAGGCGGGGCAGCCCAACCACGCACGTGTCGACGAGGCCCTCGCCGCCTGCCGCCAGGAAGTCGGCAAGCCGATCAATCGGCTCGATGTGTACAGCAACGGCCTAGCGCTCATCTTCCTAAGCGAGGCGCGGGGGCGGGGCGACTCGAACCTGTTGGGTCAGTACCTCGACAAGCTGTACGAACGGCAAAAGCCGCACGGCGGGTGGGGCTATCACGACAAGCAGACGGGCGACACGTCGCAAACGCAGTACGGCGCCCTCGGGCTGTGGGAGGCGCACCAAGCGAACCGCCGCATCGATCCCGACGCCGCGATGCGGATGGCGCACTGGCTCGTGGCGACCCAAGACCCGTCGGGCACCTGGGGCTACCAAGGCGCCGTCAGTGAGAGCTCGGGGCGGGTGGCGCAATCGGGCGTGTCGGTCACCATGGCTTCGGCCGCGATGGGCAGCCTGTTGATCGCCGCCGACATGTTTGGCGTGCTCAACCCCATCTATTTCGACAGCGTCGACAGCGACGCGGTCGAGCCGCTCGACGGCGACAGCGGCGGTTCGGAGTCGGCGGAACTGCCATCGGCCCTGCGGCCGCGCGACGCCGGCGGCGCGGCAAGCCGCCAGGCGCCGCCGCTCAGCTCGCGTGGGTTGGCCGTCGCAAGGATTTACCAATCGCTCGAAGACGGCGCGAATTGGATGGAGAACAACTACAAGATCGACGCCGACACCTACGACAATTACTACCTCTACGCGTTGGAACGTTACAAGAGTTTCGAGGAGCTGCTCAACGGCGAGGACGATCCCGAACCGCATTGGTACAATGATGGCTACCAGAAATTGCTCGGCTCGGTGCGCGCCGACGGCAGCTGGTCGGAGAGCTGCGGCGTGGCGGTCGACACGGCGTTTGCGGTCCTGTTCTTGTTGCGTTCGACCAAGAAAAGCATCCGTGCGACCATCGGCGAGGGCGCTCTGGTCAGCGGGCGCGGCCTGCCGAGCGACGTCTCCAAGGCGCGGCTGAGTCGCGGTCAGGTCGTGGCCGAGCGAGCCGCGGTGAAGCTCAATGACTTTATCGGCATGATCGATCGAGACGAAACGCCCAGCGGCTACGCCGACGGCGGGGTCTCGTTGGTCGAGGGCGAAGTCGACGCCGAGACCGCCGACCGGCTTGCCGAGCTGCTGCGCACCGGCTCGCCCGAGGCGAGGCTCGCCGCGGCGGGCCTGTTGGGCAGGACGGGCGACTTGGCCCGTGCGCCCGATCTGATCTATGCTCTGACCGACCCCGACCGCCGTGTCGTGCTCGCCGCGCGCGACGCCTTGCGTATGCTGTCCCGCAGGATCGGTGGGTTCGGGCTGCCGAACGACTTCAACGAGAATCAACGACGCCAAGCGATCGCCTCGTGGACCCGCTGGAGCGAGTCGGTCTCGCCCGGAACCGCGTCAGCCGCACGGTAG
- the galK gene encoding galactokinase has product MTPALSELVDRARSLFAERFGSQARWVAAAPGRVNLIGEHTDYNDGFVLPMAIDRHVVIAAAPREAGGDAGCGPGMRLWSEMTGETATIDPQGPLPSGLARWAHYPYGVLELLRQRGVAMGATDAVLLSTVPLGSGLSSSAALEVATATLAEAAAGAELGVADKARLCQQAENEFAGVPCGVMDQFASAGCKEGSLLRLDCRSFETTDVAMADPNVAVLIVNSGVSHNLGDSEYPKRRSACEAAATALGVDALRDATADMIESSDKLDDLARRRARHVVTENQRVLDFCDAIESGRWREAGELMVASHESLRDDYEVSCPEVDTLVECLLAIGADGGVHGARITGGGFGGCVVSLIDRAKADSIIASATQAYQKRTGIDAAAFVTPPCAGAAVVSG; this is encoded by the coding sequence ATGACCCCCGCGCTGAGCGAACTTGTCGACCGCGCCCGCTCGCTGTTCGCCGAGCGTTTTGGATCACAGGCCCGCTGGGTCGCCGCCGCTCCCGGACGCGTGAACCTGATCGGCGAGCACACCGACTACAACGACGGCTTCGTGCTGCCGATGGCGATCGACCGCCACGTGGTGATCGCCGCGGCGCCGCGTGAGGCCGGCGGTGACGCAGGCTGCGGCCCCGGCATGCGGCTCTGGAGTGAGATGACCGGCGAGACCGCCACGATCGACCCGCAGGGCCCTCTGCCCAGCGGGTTGGCCCGCTGGGCGCACTACCCATACGGCGTGCTCGAGCTGCTGCGGCAGCGCGGCGTGGCGATGGGGGCGACCGACGCGGTGCTGCTCTCGACCGTGCCGCTCGGCAGCGGGCTCTCCAGCAGCGCAGCCTTGGAGGTGGCCACCGCCACGCTCGCCGAGGCGGCGGCCGGCGCCGAGTTGGGCGTCGCCGACAAAGCCCGGCTCTGCCAGCAGGCCGAGAACGAGTTCGCCGGTGTGCCGTGCGGCGTGATGGACCAGTTCGCCTCGGCCGGCTGCAAGGAGGGCTCGCTCCTGCGGCTCGACTGCCGCTCGTTCGAGACGACCGACGTGGCGATGGCCGACCCAAACGTGGCCGTGCTCATCGTCAACAGCGGCGTGAGCCACAACCTGGGCGACAGCGAGTACCCCAAACGCCGCTCGGCCTGCGAGGCGGCGGCCACGGCGCTCGGCGTCGACGCCCTGCGCGACGCCACGGCCGATATGATCGAGTCGTCCGACAAGCTCGACGACCTGGCCCGACGCCGCGCGCGGCATGTCGTGACCGAGAACCAGCGGGTGCTCGACTTCTGCGACGCCATCGAGTCGGGCCGCTGGCGCGAGGCGGGCGAGTTGATGGTCGCCAGCCATGAGTCGCTCCGCGACGATTACGAGGTGAGCTGCCCCGAGGTCGACACGCTGGTCGAATGCCTGCTGGCGATCGGGGCCGATGGCGGCGTGCATGGCGCCCGCATCACGGGCGGCGGCTTCGGCGGCTGCGTGGTGAGCCTCATCGATCGCGCTAAGGCTGACTCGATCATCGCCAGCGCCACCCAGGCCTACCAGAAACGCACCGGCATCGACGCCGCGGCCTTCGTCACCCCTCCCTGTGCCGGAGCGGCGGTCGTCAGCGGTTAG
- a CDS encoding ExbD/TolR family protein encodes MSSTPPLYTDPDIDHAEGDLPASWSRRLREGSAEDEVDMTPMVDVTFLLLIFFMITAAFALQKALEVPPQQEQEEAASMTIEELEADSIVVRVDGDNVFWIGSPSWSEERRAPSKQEMRVKLREAREGLSSSAGPPKMLVQANGDAAHEYVVAALDAGSSVGVEEIQLLSYEDGDL; translated from the coding sequence ATGAGCTCGACCCCGCCCCTCTACACCGACCCTGACATCGACCACGCCGAGGGCGACCTGCCGGCCAGTTGGTCGCGTCGGTTGCGTGAGGGGTCGGCGGAGGACGAGGTCGACATGACGCCGATGGTCGACGTGACCTTCCTGCTGCTGATCTTCTTCATGATCACGGCGGCGTTCGCGTTGCAGAAGGCGCTGGAAGTGCCGCCGCAGCAGGAGCAAGAAGAGGCCGCCTCGATGACCATCGAGGAACTCGAGGCCGACTCGATCGTGGTGCGAGTGGACGGCGACAACGTGTTCTGGATCGGCAGCCCGTCGTGGTCCGAAGAACGCCGCGCGCCGAGCAAGCAAGAGATGCGTGTGAAACTCCGTGAGGCTCGCGAGGGGCTTTCCAGCAGCGCGGGCCCGCCGAAGATGCTGGTGCAGGCCAACGGCGACGCCGCGCACGAGTACGTGGTCGCGGCGCTCGACGCCGGCTCGTCGGTCGGGGTCGAGGAGATCCAGCTGCTCTCTTACGAAGATGGCGATCTCTAA
- a CDS encoding MotA/TolQ/ExbB proton channel family protein gives MQFETLFTLVGYIIYTVMAIVALWGAFCVILVWRRVSTTRFRNEQEQDAFMNELEPLLRTRAYENASALCDDDSRALPQLAMFAIENRDMGPQRVERQLVERFQLDVLSDIEHRLSWVSTVIKSAPMIGLLGTVIGMMGAFANLSTGSKVDTGKMAEDIMFALITTALGLMVAVPLLLCREGIALQIRKMEDLVATGMTRLMEMLR, from the coding sequence ATGCAGTTCGAAACCCTCTTCACCCTGGTCGGCTACATCATCTACACCGTCATGGCGATCGTCGCCCTGTGGGGCGCCTTTTGTGTGATTCTTGTTTGGCGCCGCGTCTCTACCACCCGCTTCCGCAACGAGCAGGAGCAGGACGCGTTCATGAACGAGCTCGAGCCGTTGCTGCGGACCCGGGCCTACGAGAACGCCTCGGCGTTGTGTGACGACGACAGCCGGGCCCTCCCGCAACTCGCCATGTTCGCCATCGAGAACCGCGACATGGGCCCCCAACGGGTCGAGCGGCAGCTCGTCGAGCGTTTCCAACTCGACGTCCTTTCCGACATCGAGCACCGGCTCAGCTGGGTCTCCACGGTCATCAAGAGCGCTCCGATGATCGGGCTCTTGGGCACGGTGATCGGCATGATGGGGGCCTTCGCCAACCTGAGCACGGGCTCGAAGGTCGACACCGGCAAGATGGCCGAAGACATCATGTTCGCGTTGATCACCACGGCGCTCGGCCTGATGGTCGCCGTCCCCTTGCTGCTCTGCCGCGAGGGGATCGCCCTGCAGATCCGCAAGATGGAGGACCTGGTGGCGACAGGCATGACGCGGCTGATGGAGATGCTGCGTTAA